TACTCAGCCCTTTCACCGAAAATAGCCGTACCTATCCTAACATGAGTAGCACCGCAATCAATCGCCTGCATATAATCGCCGCTCATACCCATACTGCAAATATCAAGATTATGTTTATTACATAAGTCCCGTAGCATTTTAAAATGCGGCTTAGGGTCTTCGTTTACAGGCGGGATACACATTAATCCTTTTACGGGCAAACCTTTTTCTATACAATCTTTGATAAACATATCGGCATCTTTTGGTAGCACTCCGGCTTTTTGCGGTTCTTCACCCGTATTTACCTGAATAAGGCAATCAGGGTATTTACTTTGCTTTTTCATTTCTGTTATAAGTGCGTTTGCAAGCTTTTCCCTGTCTACCACCTCTATAACATCAAATGTCTTTATTGCTT
This genomic window from Pseudomonadota bacterium contains:
- a CDS encoding YggS family pyridoxal phosphate-dependent enzyme — its product is MIHIKRNLLKISYQINERAKLIAVSKYRSADETLQAIEAGHKIFGENKVQEAVQKWSEIRKKHSDVELHLIGALQTNKVKEAIKTFDVIEVVDREKLANALITEMKKQSKYPDCLIQVNTGEEPQKAGVLPKDADMFIKDCIEKGLPVKGLMCIPPVNEDPKPHFKMLRDLCNKHNLDICSMGMSGDYMQAIDCGATHVRIGTAIFGERAE